From Lagopus muta isolate bLagMut1 chromosome 15, bLagMut1 primary, whole genome shotgun sequence, the proteins below share one genomic window:
- the GNG13 gene encoding guanine nucleotide-binding protein G(I)/G(S)/G(O) subunit gamma-13 has product MDEWDLPQWKKEVESLKYQLAYKREMSSKTIPEFVKWIEDGIPEDPFLNPELMKNNPWVEKGKCSIL; this is encoded by the exons ATGGATGAGTGGGACCTGCCCCAGTGGAAGAAGGAGGTGGAGAGCCTGAAGTACCAGCTGGCCTACAAGCGGGAGATGTCCTCCAAAACGATACCTGA GTTTGTGAAGTGGATAGAGGATGGCATTCCTGAAGACCCCTTCCTGAACCCAGAGCTGATGAAGAACAACCCCTGGgtggagaaagggaaatgcaGCATCCTCTGA